In a single window of the Arachis hypogaea cultivar Tifrunner chromosome 6, arahy.Tifrunner.gnm2.J5K5, whole genome shotgun sequence genome:
- the LOC112698122 gene encoding uncharacterized protein codes for MELWKELQHRYQQGDIFRIAELEEELFAVKQGDLSITGYYTKLKRIWEELDNYRPIPQCSHCRGRCNCEYSVVRGYKEDSCIVRLLRGLNEQFSTARSQLMMTKPLPGIDEAFSLLLQQERQLNAGEMVEDRILMANSGGFRGRGRGRSGTGRGNPGRGGRNSRYCTFCGKNGHLVDVCYRKHGFPPHLKNGGSGNAINNVIADENSDEISNEIQKDSEANSKFDFNSEQREAPSVCLNQQDAQPRHSINQIYTTTLPSNEGQSYHEDYWCS; via the exons ATGGAGCTTTGGAAGGAGCTACAACACAGGTATCAACAAGGTGATATCTTCAGAATTGCTGAGCTAGAAGAAGAGTTATTCGCTGTGAAGCAAGGTGATCTCTCGATCACGGGATACTACACGAAATTGAAAAGAATTTGGGAAGAATTGGATAACTATCGCCCAATCCCTCAGTGCTCTCACTGTAGAGGAAGATGCAATTGTGAATACAGCGTGGTTAGAGGATACAAAGAGGATTCTTGTATCGTGAGGCTCCTAAGGGGGCTGAATGAACAATTCTCCACTGCGAGATCACAGCTCATGATGACAAAGCCACTGCCAGGTATAGATGAAGCGTTTTCTTTGTTGCTGCAACAAGAAAGGCAACTGAACGCGGGTGAGATGGTAGAAGACAGAATTTTAATGGCAAATTCTGGAGGTTTTAGAGGAAGAGGCAGAGGCAGATCAGGAACTGGAAGAGGAAATCCTGGAAGAGGTGGAAGAAACTCAAGGTACTGCACTTTCTGTGGCAAGAATGGTCATTTGGTGGATGTTTGTTATAGGAAACATGGATTTCCCCCACACTTGAAAAATGGAGGCAGTGGGAATGCAATCAATAATGTGATAGCTGATGAGAACAGTGATGAAATCAGCAATGAAATCCAAAAGGATAGTGAAGCAAATTCGAAGTTTGATTTTAATTCAGAACAGAGAGAAGCACCAAGTGTCTGTTTGAACCAACAGGATGCACAACCAAGGCATAGCATTAACCAGATCTATACCACAACTCTTCCATCCAATGAAG GACAAAGCTACCACGAAGATTATTGGTGTAGCTGA